In Phyllopteryx taeniolatus isolate TA_2022b chromosome 22, UOR_Ptae_1.2, whole genome shotgun sequence, the DNA window tacaaaaacctggcataaCTGAACTGGCAGGGCTGCAACATTCCCATACATGACAGATGTTaagcaaaaataatgtaatctGTTTATATAcaatttacaaaatataaaatatttttatacaaacGTTTATATTCATCTATTTTATTTAACTGAAGCAGTTTCCTAAAAGCACAAGCCTTCATATAGATGCTTGTACCTTTTTGTCAGAATGTCCTCTTTTACATTCACTTGTTGCACATTTCAGGAGTCTTTCATTCCAAAGGTGTCGACTCTGTGAGGTAgaagtattattttaaaaatatttggtaATCTCTTCATGGAAAAACAGGAGCAAAAAGTTGCTTAGTCTCTCAGCTAACAGCTTGTTCCGCTCTGAGAAACAACGTCCATGCTGTTGCTGTCAAACGGCTGTTCGTAAACATTGTGGCTCTGCTCCGATCCCGAGTCCTTGTTGCAGTTGTTCTCCTCGCGGTCCGAGTCCACATCGGGAGCAGTGTAAGGGTTCTCGTGGAGACTATTACCAGTACACGCTGCTGGAGGTGGGCCGTATCCAGAGTGCAAGTCCTGCTGACGCCTCCAGGGAGATTTCCCAAATGTGCCTAGATAAGAGAAGTGAGTCCGTGAGACCCAGGTCGGACACCTTTAGGATGGTCTTGTTTTTCACTTGTTGACTGTAGGAATTAGGTAAATTATGACTCACAAGACCTACCCATGAAGCCGTTGTAAGGAGGGGGACATTCATTAGCTCGGCTGTAGTTGgctgcttctgcttcctccatgGATGGGCAGCGGCTGTTCTGGTGGTTAGAAGGGCCAAGATGGAGGCCGGCATTAGGGAGCTGCATCAGGATCGTAGAGGAGCAAAGGTCAAAGGGCTCTGAGAGGAGGTAGTCCATTCTTTTGGTCAGGCTTCCACTGTAGGTCTCAGCGCAAACTGGTCTTGGGTCAACAGAACACCCTGATGACAAGAAAAGAGATGTTACTCAGTGAAGCGTCGAACTTAATACATATTGTGGTGTAGATATATAATTTAAACCCATGCAGACCTGTGTAGACCTCAGACAGTTCAGTGGGGTAGAGATCTCGGCGAAGCAGTGTGCTTATTGGACCTTGGTAATGGCAGAGCAAAGGGTCAATGGATGCCGCTTCCATTTCAGCTTCACTTCCTGTGTCCAGCTGACAAAGACCTGTACAGAAGACAATCCTGTCAGGAACATGGAGAGACTTAAGCGTGTTATGGTTTAAAGTAAACGAAGGGTATTGCACCATTCATATCTTTAGGCTGCAGGTAGAAGCCGCTAATGGATGACGCCATGTACTGATGGCTACTACCGCTCTCAGATGGGATGTAGCCGTCCTGGCGGTCTGCAAGCGTACCTTGAGAGGAGAGGTAACTTGGGATGTCTGCTGGCAGGTTGGTCTCATCTGTTGCACAAGTAAATCAGTCTTGGTCACCGCAATCTgttatacactactcacaaaaagttagggatattcagcTTTCAGGTTAACAGATGTTTGATCCAggaatcaatgaattttatatACATCTTGAAATTCCAACTGAAAGCCCAATGGTCTTAACTTTTTGTGTGGAGTGTATGTCTGCTTGCTTTTAAAGAAAAGACGATAGCGCTCACCTGTGTTGGTAACACTGCAGTCCTCATTACGCCTACGGGTGTGGTAGATGATCACCACCCAAACTAGCGAGGTGCCCACTACGCAGCACACCACAGCTATAATGACGATGCCCACTGTCGTCCAACCATCGTCATCCGAGCCCGTTCCGCCAATGATCCCAACTCCGACCCCTCCTTGCACTCCGGAGTCGCAATTGGGGTTAGGTATGACAGACAGCCTGATGTTTCCCCTTTCAGTGCCCAGAGCGTTGGACATCTCGCAGGTGTACTTCCCGACATCCGCCTCAGCGGCGTCCACAATGATGAGGAGCTGATTGGCGGCGGCGAAGAAATGGCGCTCGGTCACCACCAATGGGCAGTCGTCTTTGGTCCAATTCAGTCTCGGTGCGGGGCTTCCGCCGGCTATGCATTGGAGGACGGCAGTCTCACCCTTAGCGACTGTTCGATCCATGAGGGGCCGGAGGAAAGAGGGCGTTTCTGTCAAAAGggatggaaaataaatgtgatgatgatgataatgataaaccatttcaaaacacGGACATCCTTTCTTCTGCATATGGTCTCACCTAAAACTGTTAGCGTAGCATTGGCAGAAATGGCCCCAGCAATGTTCTGAGCCGTGCAGCTGTAAACACCAATGTCCTCTGTCTTGACATCAACAATGAAGAACACGTCGTCCTCCGGCATCACATGCATTCGGCGTTCGCGGGCGGCGGGGAAGTCTGTGCCTCCATCCTTCTGCCAGGCAATTTGAGGTGACGGATGACCCACTGCGGCGCACTCTAGCCTGGCGGTTGCTCCGGCACGGATACTCAGGTCCATTGGCATCTTGGTGAAGGAAGGAAGCACTGGAAACAGAAGTTTATATTTAAATCAGATTCTTGGTGTACTTtggatttacactattcaaatTCCTACCAAGCAGTACATTTTGGCCTGGATAAGTATACCTCACATGATAACTTACTATTAACAGTGAGCCTGGCCTTGGTGGAGTAAGAGGATCCAAAGTGGTTGGAGATGACGCACTGGTATTTTCCCTCACTGGAGAATTGCACGTCATGCAGCTGCAGGGTGGTTGTATACTCCGTCACCTCAGTCTCGCCACCGGAACCTCCCTGTACTCTCAAGTGAGCTTGGTTGTGGATCTCAGCGTCGTTAAGGACCTCATTGTCTTTCTTCCAGGCGAACGTCATAGGTGAGTCACTGGAGCTCGCGGCCGAGCAGACGAACGTCACGTTAGCTCCTTTCAGAGCTGACTGGGTCTCTGGCTGTATGGTGATCTGAGGCTTTGGCAAATCATCTGCGTAGGAAAGAGGGattttattttgctgtattAATACTCGGGTTTGTAATCTGGTTTTTAATATGAGACGACGCAAATGAGGCTCTCAGGGGGAGAAAAGAGCAACTGGCAAAGCGGAAAGGTTAGTATATTTCCATCAGGTTGCCTTCATTGCTCTCGTTTGCTCATCCAGGAGTCAGGGGAAAATATTGAACAATCTGGGTCAGTTCATAAATGGAAAAGGGGTTGTATAAATGGCTGTTTTTGAGGCGTGACGGCATGTGGCTCTCCAGTGTAAACGCATCGCTCACCGCACACGAACTCCTCGGAGCCGACGGCAAACACGCTTCTGCCCTTCAGCATCTGCGGGTGGGCGCAGCTGGCATTAATGCAGGGGAGGAAGGTTTGTTCTGCCACCCAGACTGGGAGCCACTTGAGCTGGCAGTCGCACAGCAAGCTGGAGGTGTTTAGACGCCTGTCAGGGGGT includes these proteins:
- the lrig3 gene encoding leucine-rich repeats and immunoglobulin-like domains protein 3 isoform X1, which encodes MFSSMQPGTSAGSLVLFLLFWGTHSGVGANTRTCPAPCACFGDLVDCSRLKRGQVPHSLPEWTVQLDLSHNKLQVLDSTLFSKLQHLNEIKLNHNELDTVPDLGPYASNITTLVLANNRFSKIATEQLRPFLALETLDLSNNNIVEIKANSFPTLPLKNLFLNNNRISSLETGCFTNLSSSLQILRLNRNRLSSIPAKLFQLPNLQHLELSRNRVRRVEGLTFHGLHALRSLKMQRNGLSRLMDGAFWGLSNMEVLQLDYNNLTEVSKGWLYGLLTLQQLHLGYNAISRIRPDAWEFCQKLSELILSSNHLSRLEEFSFVGLSLLDELNIGNNRVSFIADGAFRGLSSLQTLDLQNNEISWTIEDMNGPFSALDKLKKIFLQGNQIRSVTKKSFSGLDALQHLDLSNNAIMSIQANAFSQMKNLQELRLNTSSLLCDCQLKWLPVWVAEQTFLPCINASCAHPQMLKGRSVFAVGSEEFVCDDLPKPQITIQPETQSALKGANVTFVCSAASSSDSPMTFAWKKDNEVLNDAEIHNQAHLRVQGGSGGETEVTEYTTTLQLHDVQFSSEGKYQCVISNHFGSSYSTKARLTVNMLPSFTKMPMDLSIRAGATARLECAAVGHPSPQIAWQKDGGTDFPAARERRMHVMPEDDVFFIVDVKTEDIGVYSCTAQNIAGAISANATLTVLETPSFLRPLMDRTVAKGETAVLQCIAGGSPAPRLNWTKDDCPLVVTERHFFAAANQLLIIVDAAEADVGKYTCEMSNALGTERGNIRLSVIPNPNCDSGVQGGVGVGIIGGTGSDDDGWTTVGIVIIAVVCCVVGTSLVWVVIIYHTRRRNEDCSVTNTDETNLPADIPSYLSSQGTLADRQDGYIPSESGSSHQYMASSISGFYLQPKDMNGLCQLDTGSEAEMEAASIDPLLCHYQGPISTLLRRDLYPTELSEVYTGCSVDPRPVCAETYSGSLTKRMDYLLSEPFDLCSSTILMQLPNAGLHLGPSNHQNSRCPSMEEAEAANYSRANECPPPYNGFMGRSCTFGKSPWRRQQDLHSGYGPPPAACTGNSLHENPYTAPDVDSDREENNCNKDSGSEQSHNVYEQPFDSNSMDVVSQSGTSC
- the lrig3 gene encoding leucine-rich repeats and immunoglobulin-like domains protein 3 isoform X3 yields the protein MFSSMQPGTSAGSLVLFLLFWGTHSGVGANTRTCPAPCACFGDLVDCSRLKRGQVPHSLPEWTVQLDLSHNKLQVLDSTLFSKLQHLNEIKLNHNELDTVPDLGPYASNITTLVLANNRFSKIATEQLRPFLALETLDLSNNNIVEIKANSFPTLPLKNLFLNNNRISSLETGCFTNLSSSLQILRLNRNRLSSIPAKLFQLPNLQHLELSRNRVRRVEGLTFHGLHALRSLKMQRNGLSRLMDGAFWGLSNMEVLQLDYNNLTEVSKGWLYGLLTLQQLHLGYNAISRIRPDAWEFCQKLSELILSSNHLSRLEEFSFVGLSLLDELNIGNNRVSFIADGAFRGLSSLQTLDLQNNEISWTIEDMNGPFSALDKLKKIFLQGNQIRSVTKKSFSGLDALQHLDLSNNAIMSIQANAFSQMKNLQELRLNTSSLLCDCQLKWLPVWVAEQTFLPCINASCAHPQMLKGRSVFAVGSEEFVCDDLPKPQITIQPETQSALKGANVTFVCSAASSSDSPMTFAWKKDNEVLNDAEIHNQAHLRVQGGSGGETEVTEYTTTLQLHDVQFSSEGKYQCVISNHFGSSYSTKARLTVNMLPSFTKMPMDLSIRAGATARLECAAVGHPSPQIAWQKDGGTDFPAARERRMHVMPEDDVFFIVDVKTEDIGVYSCTAQNIAGAISANATLTVLETPSFLRPLMDRTVAKGETAVLQCIAGGSPAPRLNWTKDDCPLVVTERHFFAAANQLLIIVDAAEADVGKYTCEMSNALGTERGNIRLSVIPNPNCDSGVQGGVGVGIIGGTGSDDDGWTTVGIVIIAVVCCVVGTSLVWVVIIYHTRRRNEDCSVTNTDETNLPADIPSYLSSQGLCQLDTGSEAEMEAASIDPLLCHYQGPISTLLRRDLYPTELSEVYTGCSVDPRPVCAETYSGSLTKRMDYLLSEPFDLCSSTILMQLPNAGLHLGPSNHQNSRCPSMEEAEAANYSRANECPPPYNGFMGRSCTFGKSPWRRQQDLHSGYGPPPAACTGNSLHENPYTAPDVDSDREENNCNKDSGSEQSHNVYEQPFDSNSMDVVSQSGTSC
- the lrig3 gene encoding leucine-rich repeats and immunoglobulin-like domains protein 3 isoform X2; its protein translation is MFSSMQPGTSAGSLVLFLLFWGTHSGVGANTRTCPAPCACFGDLVDCSRLKRGQVPHSLPEWTVQLDLSHNKLQVLDSTLFSKLQHLNEIKLNHNELDTVPDLGPYASNITTLVLANNRFSKIATEQLRPFLALETLDLSNNNIVEIKANSFPTLPLKNLFLNNNRISSLETGCFTNLSSSLQILRLNRNRLSSIPAKLFQLPNLQHLELSRNRVRRVEGLTFHGLHALRSLKMQRNGLSRLMDGAFWGLSNMEVLQLDYNNLTEVSKGWLYGLLTLQQLHLGYNAISRIRPDAWEFCQKLSELILSSNHLSRLEEFSFVGLSLLDELNIGNNRVSFIADGAFRGLSSLQTLDLQNNEISWTIEDMNGPFSALDKLKKIFLQGNQIRSVTKKSFSGLDALQHLDLSNNAIMSIQANAFSQMKNLQELRLNTSSLLCDCQLKWLPVWVAEQTFLPCINASCAHPQMLKGRSVFAVGSEEFVCDDLPKPQITIQPETQSALKGANVTFVCSAASSSDSPMTFAWKKDNEVLNDAEIHNQAHLRVQGGSGGETEVTEYTTTLQLHDVQFSSEGKYQCVISNHFGSSYSTKARLTVNMLPSFTKMPMDLSIRAGATARLECAAVGHPSPQIAWQKDGGTDFPAARERRMHVMPEDDVFFIVDVKTEDIGVYSCTAQNIAGAISANATLTVLETPSFLRPLMDRTVAKGETAVLQCIAGGSPAPRLNWTKDDCPLVVTERHFFAAANQLLIIVDAAEADVGKYTCEMSNALGTERGNIRLSVIPNPNCDSGVQGGVGVGIIGGTGSDDDGWTTVGIVIIAVVCCVVGTSLVWVVIIYHTRRRNEDCSVTNTDETNLPADIPSYLSSQGTLADRQDGYIPSESGSSHQYMASSISGFYLQPKDMNGLCQLDTGSEAEMEAASIDPLLCHYQGPISTLLRRDLYPTELSEVYTGCSVDPRPVCAETYSGSLTKRMDYLLSEPFDLCSSTILMQLPNAGLHLGPSNHQNSRCPSMEEAEAANYSRANECPPPYNGFMGTFGKSPWRRQQDLHSGYGPPPAACTGNSLHENPYTAPDVDSDREENNCNKDSGSEQSHNVYEQPFDSNSMDVVSQSGTSC